In Argiope bruennichi chromosome 4, qqArgBrue1.1, whole genome shotgun sequence, the sequence TTTTAATAGAGTTTCTGTAAAATACTTGAAGAAATTACAACGCATACATATATCTGCATAGAAACAAGAAGCTTTTCTGATGTTTATCAAGTGGTTATACTAATGTATCCAATACATTAGCACCATCATCACTACTGCTATGAAGTGAGCTTAAGCCAGTGTCAGAGTTGCTATCACCATTTTCAGGAGCATCACATGTGCCACTTCGATCAACAGATATCACTTGTATTGCAGAAAATTCTTCTTGCAAACGTAGGTTGTCTTTGTCGAGCCTGTCCAAATCCAGTTTTAAATGCtgcaaataataatgtttatcttCTATTATTTTAGCGCAGTCCACGAGTGTCTTTTCATTTTGTTGTATTGTTAGCTGCTGAGTCTGATTGATCCTTAAAAGTCTTTCGATATCGAGCCTGGTTCTGTTGAGAATCTCCTCTAGTCTTTCAGGACTTGCAAATGCAAGTTCTGGATCGTCACCTATTAAAAGCTTGCAACCGTTTTCTTTGTCTTTCATCTGGAGACTCTgctgaattttaaaagtcaactcTTTGATTGTCAGCTCTTCCTGATGGACCTGGTCACAAATCTGCAGAACTTTCTCGTACAGTTCAATACAATGATCGAAAATATCACAGGTAACATTGTTTGATTTTGAGTTCATCCCATCATCAGTAGCAGCTGTTGCAGTTCCATTTTGGACACCACTGGAATTGCTTGAATCACCTTCACTAGACTCCGCCAAGTAAGTGTCCAGAACATAATTGGCACCAATTTGGTGCATTCTTTGAGTATGGATCTCATTCTCGATCTGTTCAATTTCTTCATCCTTGGCGTGAAGTTTCTTTAGCTGTGATGCAATGGCGTCACTTTGGGATGATATAAGATTCCTGAGTTGTTCCTCGGTTGCCGGAAACTGGTCATCATCATCAAGACAACAGCCAACACTGCCATCATCTTCAGATTCAGACCTCAACTTCCTAGGGTGCCATGTTTTGGCAGATTTTGTACTGACTTTCCGCCTATGGGATTTGATATCACGAGGTGTCGAACCTGAGGTTTGGGCATGGTGTGCCCTTTTGAGTAGAAACCGGACATTGCACTGCTCCAGACCCCAAGTGTTCCACACTTTGAGGAGTCGGGAGCGCGGATCCAAAGGTTTTTCCACTTTGTGCCAACG encodes:
- the LOC129967094 gene encoding ras association domain-containing protein 10-like, whose amino-acid sequence is MGTEIPLWIGGLQKWVTGVTKQTTCEEVIKAVLSANENYHYHKNGTKTQRDHKNYIIVERWHKVEKPLDPRSRLLKVWNTWGLEQCNVRFLLKRAHHAQTSGSTPRDIKSHRRKVSTKSAKTWHPRKLRSESEDDGSVGCCLDDDDQFPATEEQLRNLISSQSDAIASQLKKLHAKDEEIEQIENEIHTQRMHQIGANYVLDTYLAESSEGDSSNSSGVQNGTATAATDDGMNSKSNNVTCDIFDHCIELYEKVLQICDQVHQEELTIKELTFKIQQSLQMKDKENGCKLLIGDDPELAFASPERLEEILNRTRLDIERLLRINQTQQLTIQQNEKTLVDCAKIIEDKHYYLQHLKLDLDRLDKDNLRLQEEFSAIQVISVDRSGTCDAPENGDSNSDTGLSSLHSSSDDGANVLDTLV